The genome window CGGAGGATCCCTTCTGCCATAGGGGACCTGACCGAGTTGTAGGCGCAGACGAAGACGACGGATCTCTTCGCATTCCCCTCCCCGGGGAGGGAGTGCCCCCCTCCCCGCATCCCTACCCGAACCTCCCCGTGATGTAGTTCTCGGTGATGGGGTTCTGCGGGGACTCGAAGATCTGCGTGGTCTCCACGAACTCGAGCATCTCCCCGAGGTACATGAACCCCGTGTAGTCGCTCACGCGGGATGCCTGCTGCATGTTGTGCGTCACGATGATGACGCAGTAGTTCTGTTTCAGCTCGTTGATCAGGGCCTCGATCTTCGCGGTGGCGAGGGGGTCGAGCGCCGAGCAGGGCTCGTCCATGAGGATGACCTCGGGGTCCACCGCGAGCGTCCGCGCGATGCAGAGGCGCTGCTGCTGGCCGCCCGAGAGGCTCATCGCGGACTGGTGGAGCCGGTCCTTCACCTCGTCCCAGAGTGCCGCCTTCCGCAGGCTCCTCTCGACGATCCGGTTGAGCTCCCCCCTGTCCTTCACGCCGTGGATCCGCGGGCCGTACGCGACGTTCTCGAAGATGGACTTCGGGAAGGGGTTCGGCTTCTGGAAGACCATCCCGATGCGCCGCCGGATCTCGACGGGGTCGACCTTCTTGCCGTAGATGTTCTCGCCGTGGAACTCGACGGTCCCCGTGATCCTGCACCCCTCCACGAGGTCGTTCATCCTATTGAAGCACCGGATCAGGGTCGACTTCCCGCAGCCCGAGGGCCCGATGAGCGCGGTGACCTTCCGGTCGAGGACGTCCATGTTCACCTTCTTGAGCGCCTGCTGCTCGCCGTAGAAGAGGTCAAGATCCCTCACCCTGATGATCGGCGACCCGGTCACGCGGGCACCCCCTGCGGGCTCGCCTGCCCGCGACAGGGAACGCCGCTTCCCGTCCCGGCACCGCGAACGGGACGGCCACGGGGGATGGAGCGAAAGAGGGGAATCCGCATTCTTGGGAATAAATAAAGGATTGTTTTCTTATACCGTTTTCCGAAGAAAAATATATGCCTACATATACTCTATGTAATAAAATAGAGTGATATAGTCACGCCCCGCGGATGTGGAGGAGATGGAGATCCGGAAGGTCCAGATCACGGGGGGGTCGTCGTACGTGATCACCCTCCCCAAGGAGTGGGTCATGGCCCAGAAGATTGGGAAGAACGAGCCGCTGGGACTGGTCGTCCAGAGCGACGGGACGCTCCTCGTCACGAAGGAGATCCACGAGAAGCCCATCTCGCGGACGAAGAAGATCGACGTCACGGCGGTCAACGACCCCAAGTACCTCTTCCGCCTCCTGATCGGGATCTACATCGCGGGGTTCACGACGATCGAGCTCTCCTCAAAGGCCCGCCTCCCCCCGTCGATCGGGCTGATCGTCCGGGACTTCACCCAGATGACGATAGGCCCCGAGATCGTCGAGGAGACCGACAACCGGATCGTCCTGCGCGACCTCCTCAACCCGATGGAGATGCCCTTTGACAACACCCTCAAGCGGATGTACGTGATCGTGAAGAACATGCACCTCGACGCGATGGCCGCGACCGAAACGGGGAACGCGACGCTCGCGGAGGAGATCATCTCGAGGGACAGCGACGTGGACAGGCTCCACTGGCTGATTTCGCGCCAGACCAGCATCGCGCTGAAGAATCCCGAGATAGCGCGGAGGATGGGGACGAATGCCCACGCGGTCATGAACGCGTACATCATCAGCCGCATCATCGAGAGAATCGGGGACCACGCCGTCCGGTGGGCAGAGAGCCTCCTTGGGATGGCGGGCCACGCGCTCGACAAGCCCACCCTCTCGCAGATGCGGGAGGCGAGCAGGCTCGCCCTCTCCCTCTTTGACCGGAGCATCACCGCGTACTTCAAGGCGGACATCAGGGAGTCCCACCAGAACATCGAGCAGGTCGAGCGCCTCGAGGAGCTCTGCAACGAGCTGAACAGGATCGCGATGGGCCACGAGCCGGAGGTCACGGTCGCGGTCCGCTCCATCACCGAGAGCATCCGCCGCTCCGGCGAGTACGCGGGGGACATCTCCGAGGCCGTGATGAACTTCCTCGTCGAGGAAAAGGTGTAGGGCCTCTATAATTTCTATATATTACACACGATAGCATTATATTTTCCCGCCCTTTACAATAGAGGCATGGCATTTCCCGCCATTGGATGGGGCAAGGAGAGGGGAAGGGGGACGGTGAGCCGGCCGTCCCTCCTCTCGGGACTCCGGGGGCTCTTATCGAGGAGGGAGGAGCCGCCGCGGAAGCCCTGCCCGCGGTGCGGGACGGGCAACCCGCGGGAGGTCTTCTACTGCAAGGAGTGCGGGTTCCGGTACCCGGACAGCGTTCCCGCCGCGGTGGTGACACCGCCTTCCCGGCCGGAGGTCCCGCGGGACGAGGAGAAGAAGGGGTACCTCGAGCAGGGGAACGCGTTCTTCAGGGCAGGCCAGTACGAGAGGGCGGTCGAGATGTACGACAGGGCGCTCTCGATCGATGGCGCCTACGCGAAGGCATGGCACAACAGGGCCCTCGCCCTCCAAAAACTGGGGAGGATGGAGGAGGCGG of Methanolinea sp. contains these proteins:
- a CDS encoding tetratricopeptide repeat protein, producing the protein MAFPAIGWGKERGRGTVSRPSLLSGLRGLLSRREEPPRKPCPRCGTGNPREVFYCKECGFRYPDSVPAAVVTPPSRPEVPRDEEKKGYLEQGNAFFRAGQYERAVEMYDRALSIDGAYAKAWHNRALALQKLGRMEEAAESRARFLALRGKGEEREGSRVLSRSRTARAATPTGRVSPAPCTQRACS
- a CDS encoding PhoU domain-containing protein, which translates into the protein MEIRKVQITGGSSYVITLPKEWVMAQKIGKNEPLGLVVQSDGTLLVTKEIHEKPISRTKKIDVTAVNDPKYLFRLLIGIYIAGFTTIELSSKARLPPSIGLIVRDFTQMTIGPEIVEETDNRIVLRDLLNPMEMPFDNTLKRMYVIVKNMHLDAMAATETGNATLAEEIISRDSDVDRLHWLISRQTSIALKNPEIARRMGTNAHAVMNAYIISRIIERIGDHAVRWAESLLGMAGHALDKPTLSQMREASRLALSLFDRSITAYFKADIRESHQNIEQVERLEELCNELNRIAMGHEPEVTVAVRSITESIRRSGEYAGDISEAVMNFLVEEKV
- the pstB gene encoding phosphate ABC transporter ATP-binding protein PstB, with product MTGSPIIRVRDLDLFYGEQQALKKVNMDVLDRKVTALIGPSGCGKSTLIRCFNRMNDLVEGCRITGTVEFHGENIYGKKVDPVEIRRRIGMVFQKPNPFPKSIFENVAYGPRIHGVKDRGELNRIVERSLRKAALWDEVKDRLHQSAMSLSGGQQQRLCIARTLAVDPEVILMDEPCSALDPLATAKIEALINELKQNYCVIIVTHNMQQASRVSDYTGFMYLGEMLEFVETTQIFESPQNPITENYITGRFG